One window of the Rosa rugosa chromosome 3, drRosRugo1.1, whole genome shotgun sequence genome contains the following:
- the LOC133736078 gene encoding extensin translates to METLLVVEHKNQYYSRVKPHGPGRVGPSPSKSFRGINCRTFQSGTGILPTPPPLKSSSTTTTSTSTPVSKKPCPPSAYSPKTPTPSADSQFDAKPKFYSDSKAVSRSNVRTNPIPINARNLKKEKPFNESFSFSELWAGPAYSNSPPPSSLPIPKFSVRPKRTVSLELPSSVSAIEMHPIAKSAPPSPTREHSSSKRDLFHNADSATRTLRRILNLDVDDE, encoded by the coding sequence ATGGAGACCCTTCTTGTTGTGGAGCATAAGAACCAGTACTACAGCCGGGTCAAGCCacatgggccgggccgggtcgGACCCTCGCCGTCCAAGAGCTTCCGAGGGATCAATTGCCGGACTTTCCAATCCGGCACAGGTATACTACCAACCCCTCCTCCATTGAAGTCGTcttctactactactactagtactagtactCCTGTTTCGAAAAAACCATGCCCCCCTTCTGCTTATTCACCCAAGACACCTACACCTAGTGCGGATTCACAGTTTGATGCTAAGCCTAAATTTTACTCTGACAGTAAAGCTGTGAGTAGAAGCAATGTGAGAACCAACCCAATTCCTATCAATGCCCGAAACCTGAAGAAAGAGAAGCCTTTTAATGAGAGTTTTTCATTTTCGGAACTCTGGGCTGGTCCTGCTTACTCAAACTCTCCCCCACCTAGTTCTTTGCCAATACCCAAATTTTCAGTTCGGCCAAAGAGGACCGTGTCACTTGAATTGCCTAGCTCTGTTTCTGCTATTGAAATGCACCCAATTGCCAAGTCTGCACCCCCATCCCCGACCAGAGAGCATAGCTCTTCCAAAAGAGATCTCTTTCACAATGCTGACTCTGCCACTAGGACTCTGCGTCGCATCCTCAACCTGGATGTTGACGACGAATGA